TCACGTTGCCCTTCCGACTCGCCGCCAAGCTCGGCCCGAGGCTTCCACGGGGCATCGTTCGCGGCATGCTCAACCGCGTCGTGCCCACCCTCTTCGCCGCTGCCGAGGGCGTCTCAAACGACCCGCTGGCCACAAGCGTGCTCGACGAGGTGGCTTACCGCACTGACGTGTCACAGCTCACGTGGGGCGCGCGTGCCATTGCGAACTGGACCGGCGGAGCCGAACCGAAGGTGCCAACGTTCCGAGCCCACGGCCGATCCGACGCCGTCATTCCGATGCGCGAGTCCGACTTCCGCCCCGGCGCCGACCTCGTCATCGAAGGCGGCCGGCATCTCATCCACCTCACGCACCACGAGATCGTCAACCGCTGGATCGCCTCGAAGCTCGATGCGCCCGACGTCTAACCTGCTGGCATGGCAGACAAGTTCAGCTTCGACATCGTGTCCGAAATCGACTGGCAGGAAGTCAGCAACGCCGTCGATCAGGCCCAGCGCGAGGTCACGACGCGATACGACTTCAAAGGCACCAGCGCCGGCATCGAGTACGACAAGCGCGAGGAGCCGATGACCCTCACCGCCGACAATGAGGGCCAGCTCGAGGCCGTTCGTCGCGTGCTCATCGAAAAGCTCATCAAACGGAACGTCGAGCCGAAGGTCATGGATCCGCAGACGCCCGAAAAGGCCTCGGCCGGGACGATGCGTCAGGAGGTCAAGTGGAAGTGCGGCATCGATCGCGACACCGCCAAGAAGATCACGAAGCAGATCAAGAACCTGAAGCTCAAGGTCCAGCCGACAGTGCAGGGCGAAGTTGTCCGTGTGAGCGGCAACAAGAAGGACGACCTGCAAGGCGTCATCGCAGACCTGAAGCAGAACGGGCCCGAGGACGTCCCGCTGCAGTTCATCAACTTCCGGTAGACGTCACTCGCCGCCCGACTGCTCCGCGGCGCGGGCGGCCTGGCGTTCGAGCGTCTTGAAGTACTCACGAACAGCTTCCTGAGCGGCACGCGGGATGCGCTGGCTGTCGACGTCGTCGGTGACGTCACGCTGGGCCGCCTCGATGATCTGCCGGAGCGAGGCAGAGCTTTCGCCGATGAGCGCGTCGCCTTCGATGAGCGTGCTGGCGATGATCCGGCCGTCCTCGTCGTTGAAGCTTTGGCTCTGCTCCTGCTTGAGGCTGAAGGGCGCGGGAGCGATCGGAAGGTTGCCGCCGCGACCCTGGCCACGACCGCCGGCACCCTGGCCGGAGCCTTCGCCCTGGCCGCCCTGATTGCCCCACTGGCCGGAGCCCTGACTGCCGTTCTGGCCCTGCTGACCCTGGCCGCCCTGTTGCCCTTGCTGTCCCTGGCCTTGGCCCTGCCCCTGACCTTGGCCGGCGCCTTGTCCTTGCCCCTGACCCTGGCCTTGTCCCTGGCTGGCACCTTGGGCCTGTTGAAGCTGCTGGGCCTGCTGCTGGACGGCCTGCATCTGGGCGAGCGACTGCTGCATCTGCTGGGCCGACTGCTGCATGCCCTGGCCTGACTGCCCGCCGCCCTGCTGGCCTTGCTGTCCCTGCTGTCCGGCCTGAGCCTGCTGGCCCATCGCCTGGGCGAGCTGCTGGGCCATCTGCCCCATCTGCTGCGCCTGCACCTGCGCCCCGGCCTGCTGTTGCATCTGTTGCATCATCTGCTGCATCTGCTGGGCCTGCTGTTGGCTCGGACCCTGGCCATTGTTCATTTGCTGCATGGCCTGCTGGGCCATCTGCTGTAGCTGCTGCTGTGACTGCTGGTTGCCCTGGGCGGCCTGTTTCATCAGCTGCGCTGCCTGCTGGGCTTGCTGCTGATCCATGCCAGCCTGCTGGAGCTGCTGTTGCATCTGCTGCTGCGCCTGCGGATCGGTCGCCATGTTCTGCAGTGCCTGGGCCATCTGCTCCATCTGCTCGGCGGCCTTCTCCTTCTCGCCCTGCGTCATCTGGTCGAAGTTCTCAACCGCCTCTTCCAGCTGCTTCATCGCCTCTTCGAAGTCCGCCTCTTGCAGTGCGCGGTGTGCGTCGGCGACAGCGCCCTTGTCGTCGGGCGACGGACCCTCAGCCTGTCGGAACGCGCGTGCCTGTTCCTTGGCGCGCGCGAACTCCTCGCCACGCTCGATCTGCTTCTTGAGCGCGTCGGCCATGGCCTCTTGGGCTTCCTTGGCCGTCTTGCGGGCGCGAGTGGGATCGCTGCGGATGAGCTGCCGCGCTTCGTCTAACTGCTCGCGGGCGAGGCGAAACTCTTCGCGCTCGGCGACCTCCGGCGGAAGGAGTTCGATCGCCTTGGCCTGGGCCTCGATCGTCGCCTCGGCCTCGGCACGGTCTTCGGCGGCAGCGTCTTCGCGATCCTGCTGCTCGGCGATCTCGGCCTCGGCAGACGCGATCGGCTCGACCAGCCAGACCGTCAGTCCGACCACACCCGCCCACGCCGCCACGCCCGCGTACGTCGGCGGCCAGGCGAGCGGAAACTTCTTCCGCAGGTTGGCCGACTGCGCTGCACGCGACGCGTCTGCGACGGCCAAGCGGCTGAAGGGATCGTCGCGGCCGACGCGCTCGAGGGCGGTGCTGAACCGCTCGTGCGTGCCCAGCCGCTCGTCGATCGCCACAGCGGCATCGTGATCGCTCGGCCGACCACGCCACGCGAGAACGAGCGCGACCACCGCCGCCACGCCCGCACCGCCGCCGATCCACGCCCATGGCCCACCCGGCAGAGGTGTCGCCGTCAGTCGCAGCACGACGGCCGTAATCCAAGCCACCGCGCCCAGCACGACCAGCGCCACTGCGAACCGTCGGATGAAGCCCTGAACCACCATCTTCCGCCGTACGGAGTGGATGTGACTTTCGACGGCAGGAAGGGGTTGCTGTGCCATGGGTGCCTCCTGACCATACAGGATCTACCGGGCCACAAGTTGCGTGCTGGCAGATAGAGTCTTTCGTGCCGACCGGCCTTCTCGATATCGTCAACCGGCTCACAGGACTTCGGGCCACCGTCGTCGGCGACTTCATGCTCGACCGCTACCTCTACGGCACGGCCGACCGGCTCTCGCCGGAGGCACCGGTGCCCGTGCTGCACTTCAAACGCGAAGAGATGCGGCTCGGCGGCGCAGGACACGTCGCGGCCGACCTGGCGACGCTCGGCCTGTCCGTCGACGTCATCGGCGTCGCTGGCAACGACGACTTCGGCCGGCAGATGCGCGAAACGCTGCAGCAGCAAGCCATCGACACCACCGGACTCGTCACCGCCAGCGATCGGCCGACGACCAGCAAGGTCCGCCTCGTCGGCATGGCCCAGCACCGCACGCCGCAGCAGATGATCCGCCTCGACTATGAGGACGCGGGTGACGTCGACGAGGCCGCGTGCAAACTCGTCGACGACGCGCTGGCCGGCGTGCTGGATCGCGGGACGGATGTCGTCTGCATCGAGGACTATGCCAAAGGCGTCTGCTGCGAGCCGGTGGTGCGCGAGACGATCCGTCGATGCCTCGAGGCCGGCGTGCCGGTGCTGGTCGACCCGCCCAAGCTCGAAGACCTCAGCAAGTACCGTGGGGCGACCTGCATCAAGCTCAATCGCCGTGAGGCTCAGGCGTCGACCGGGCTCGACTGCGAAACCGCCGCCGGCGTCGAGCAGGCTGCGGGCCAGCTTCTCGAACAGCTCGATCTGCAGTGCGTCGTCATCACGATCGACAAGGACGGCGCCTTCCTCGCCACGCGCGAAGGCGAGCACCGCCTGTTGGAAACCCGTGCTCGCAGCGTGGCCGATGTGACAGGTGCGGGCGACATGTTCCTGGCCATGCTCGCCGCCGCACGCGCAGCCGGAGCCGGCTGGAGCGACGCGACTGCGCTCGCCAACGTCGCCAGCGGCCTGGAGGTCGAACGATTCGGCGCTCAGCCCGTCCGACCAGAAGAGATCGTCAGCGAGCTCGTCCACGACCTTCAGCACGACAAGGGCAAGGTCCGCGACGCCGACGAGTTGAAGACCGAACTCGATCGCCACCGCGCCGCGGGGCGACGCATCGTCTTCACCAACGGCTGCTTCGACCTCGTCCACCTCGGCCACGTCGAGTATTTCCGATTCGCCAAAGCCCAGGGCGATGTGTTGGTGGTCGGCGTCAACACCGACGAGAGCATCCGTCGACTCAAAGGCGACAAACGGCCGATCGTCAGCCTGAGCGATCGCCTCGGCGTGCTGTCCGAGCTTGAGAGCATCGACTACCTCGTCACGTTTGCCGACGACACGCCGCTGTCACTCATCGAAGCGATCGGCCCGGACGTGCTGGTCAAAGGTGCCGACTACAAGAAAGAGGAAGTCGTCGGCTGGGAAATCGTCGAGGGCCGCGGCGGGCGTATCGCGCTGGCGCCACTCATCGAAGGTCGCAGCACGAGCACGGTGATTCGGAAGATCATCGACGCCTATGCCGACTGAATCGGCTCTCGCATCACGGCACGGACGTTCCAACATTCACCCGACGAACGCCCGTCGGACGATGACGAACAGCTCGACGTAGGCGTTTCCCCACGCGCCATCGCGGAAGAACTGCTCTGCGCTTCCCGGCTGCCCGATGAACGGACGGAGCACCCATGCCGCCTGAATCCCGACAAAGGCATAGATGCCGAGCCACGTCCGACGCAGGCTGCGATGCACCGGTCGATCGGCCTCAAGCGGGCGGTAGTAGCGGCGCAGTAAAAACTGCCCGGCCACGCTCGCCGCGCCGAAGCACGCGGCGTTGACGAGGATCGCCGCCTCGTAGTCATCGAACGACGCGTACCAGAACAGCGTGATCGGCGCAAGCGAGAGCAAGAACAACGTCACGCCCGCCTGCGTCGCCAGCAACGCGCGGAGCACGGCGCGAAAGTCACTCGAAACCCCGGCCAACACATTCAGCACGAAAAAACTCGGCAACGCAACGGCAAACGTCGCCAGCAGCAGAATCGGAACCTTGACCGACGAGTAGACGAGCTGCAGGTAGCGGGCGTCCCACAGTCCGCTAAACGTCCCCATGACAAGGCCGTAGCCGAGCCCGAAGATGGTACCGACCACAAGCGCGGTGCGGCCGTCGACGGCGGGCGTCGGCGACGCGAGGAGTCGTCGGAGCGACGCGTCGAGCTTGGTCGCCGTTGCCTGCATGGCGTCAGGAGGTCGGCACGCCGATCAACTCGCCGATGATCTGCACGATCCGCTCGAAGAAGTTGCCACCGCGCTCGCGGAACCACACGAACTCGCCCGGCCCGTAGCCGCCGACGAAGGGCCTGAGCACCCAGCTCATCTGCGCCCCGACCAACGCGAAGATGACTACCCACACGCGGAAGATCAGCCGGACCGTCGCGTCCGTCGGCCCGGACTGCAGGCGATCGAGCGCGCCGGGTTCTCGCCTGGACCGTTGCGTCAGCCCGTGCTTCGCGGCGTAGGCGTCCATCTGCTCCTGCGTGTCGAGCGGCTCTGACTCCTCGGGCGTTGACGAAGCCGGTGGCGGAGGTGGCGAGGGTTGGGGCGGCGGTGGGGGTGGTGGGGAAGCCGGCTTGATCGGCTCGACGAGGCGGCGGAGCGTTTGGAGGAGAAAGCCCAGCCCCAGGATGCCGCTGATCGTGAAGACGGCGACGTTGAGCAGCAGAATGAACGGGTAGCTGGTCGTCGTGAAGTTGAAGAACGCCACGATCGTCCCGAAGCCTGCCAGCACCGCCAGCATCACGCCGATCGCCGCCATGATCAGCCGGATCATGTTCACGAGGCTCAATCGACTGCCGACCAGGGCGTTGAAGACGTACAGCGACGGAAACGTCACCGCGAGCGTCAGCAGGAACAAGGCCGGAACCTTGAACGCGCTGCTGACGATCTGCAGCCACGCCCCGTCGCCCGAGACGACGTTGAAGCACCCCATGCACGCGCCGTAAAACGCGCCCAATAGCAGCACGCCGACGAGCATCGCCCGGCTACTGACTTCGAGCTTGCCGGTGGTGATGACCTCGGCGCGCGTGG
The nucleotide sequence above comes from Planctomycetota bacterium. Encoded proteins:
- a CDS encoding alpha/beta hydrolase; this translates as MSDPSKLVLIPGLGADAGLFRPQREFFGNRLVVPPWIEAEPEESLSSYARRLGRTLDLPRPFWIGGISFGGMMAAEIAEERPDDIAGLVLIGACTDRRQITLPFRLAAKLGPRLPRGIVRGMLNRVVPTLFAAAEGVSNDPLATSVLDEVAYRTDVSQLTWGARAIANWTGGAEPKVPTFRAHGRSDAVIPMRESDFRPGADLVIEGGRHLIHLTHHEIVNRWIASKLDAPDV
- a CDS encoding YajQ family cyclic di-GMP-binding protein, encoding MADKFSFDIVSEIDWQEVSNAVDQAQREVTTRYDFKGTSAGIEYDKREEPMTLTADNEGQLEAVRRVLIEKLIKRNVEPKVMDPQTPEKASAGTMRQEVKWKCGIDRDTAKKITKQIKNLKLKVQPTVQGEVVRVSGNKKDDLQGVIADLKQNGPEDVPLQFINFR
- the rfaE2 gene encoding D-glycero-beta-D-manno-heptose 1-phosphate adenylyltransferase, translating into MPTGLLDIVNRLTGLRATVVGDFMLDRYLYGTADRLSPEAPVPVLHFKREEMRLGGAGHVAADLATLGLSVDVIGVAGNDDFGRQMRETLQQQAIDTTGLVTASDRPTTSKVRLVGMAQHRTPQQMIRLDYEDAGDVDEAACKLVDDALAGVLDRGTDVVCIEDYAKGVCCEPVVRETIRRCLEAGVPVLVDPPKLEDLSKYRGATCIKLNRREAQASTGLDCETAAGVEQAAGQLLEQLDLQCVVITIDKDGAFLATREGEHRLLETRARSVADVTGAGDMFLAMLAAARAAGAGWSDATALANVASGLEVERFGAQPVRPEEIVSELVHDLQHDKGKVRDADELKTELDRHRAAGRRIVFTNGCFDLVHLGHVEYFRFAKAQGDVLVVGVNTDESIRRLKGDKRPIVSLSDRLGVLSELESIDYLVTFADDTPLSLIEAIGPDVLVKGADYKKEEVVGWEIVEGRGGRIALAPLIEGRSTSTVIRKIIDAYAD